The window GCCCCCGATATGGATAGAACGCTTTCCGCTCACCAGTAGGGCTGAGACCTTTGCTGAAGCCACTCCAGTATCCGAACTCATAAAACGGACACCCGGAGTCAGTTTGGAAGCCATAGCCGTTTTTCCTTGGGAATCCAGCAGCTTTGTGTACGCTCCTAGCAAATCCTCTTTTTGATCTGGCATCGTCCATGCTGCGCTTACCATCGCATGGTCACAGTAGCCGGACTCAAACTCGTTTCCTGAAAAACGGGCATCCAGCTTTGTCTTCAGAGCAGTGAGCAGCTCATCAATCGGTAGCACTGAATAATCAACAGCATCCCCGGAATGAACCGCCGCAACTTTTTCATCACGAATCAGCAAAAGTGCATCCGCTGAATAAAGACGCAGGCAGGCGTTTAACACCTCCGCCAGCACTTCACGGCTCAGTTTAGGGAGCGCCGTGCCACCGATTTTTGCCCTGTCCAAAAGGCTTTTGTAGGCTGTCATGCGCATGGGAAAAAGTTCCCCGTTAATACACATAGCTAAACCGAGATTTTCAGCTGTGTCATCCACAGCCTCCTGTGTTGTTCCCGCTGCAAATGCCGACAGATTTGTACACAGAGCAGAGCCTTTATCCAGCGGCTGAATTTCAAGGTCACTGACCCTGGCTTTCACCCAGCGGCTGTTCTTGGACTGCTCCTTGTGATAATCCAGCATAAAGGGATAGGAACTGAATGTGGTGTAGAAACCATCCTGACATTGTTTTTGCATATTTCATGCTCCTTTCTTTTCTGGCGGGATTGCCGCCTTGATATATAACAAAAGCCAGCAATCCCGAAAGACTGCTGGCTTATGCCCAAATGAATTGGCCGGAAAACAAAAAAAGTGCCATCTGCAAAATTGCAAATGACACTTTGATAAACTCTGTTAAACTGTGTTTAGCCGTAGCCAAACTTGATACTGATGTAAATATTATAACAGATTTATTTGCAATAGTCAATCCACCAGGAGAAAAGAGCATTCTTACTGCAAATGTTTACTCCGAGCGCTTATTTCTGTAAGTTCGGTTAATCTGAAACATACACATAAAAACAACGCCAAACACGCTGCCGCCTATAAAACTAAGGATACCTATCAACCATCCCATACTATATACCTCCTTTTTGATATAAAAAAGAGATGCTGATAATCAACATCTCCGGGTTACAATATTCTTTTTATTTCAAAACTTTATGAATTGATAAATCAGAATTTGCTTTTTTATAATTTTTGTATTTCTTTCAATGCTTTTTGAATATCCTTATAAATTAAGGGTTGCATACTATCATCATAAATACATACATTAGCTTTATGAAGTGCAGAAAGAATATCATTCCTCAATTCTGGTTTATCCTTTGCAATAATCGGCAACAGCTTAATACATTGTCTTGCTGTAATAGGTTTAACATCTGTTATATGTTTTAAGTAGTTATCAATGATTTCATCAATTTTATAATCTTTATCCCATTTTGCATTATAGGCAATCAGTGTAAGCCCTCTTGTGCGGATATAAGAATTATCACTGTCAAGCATATCGCTTAATCTATCCATATAAAGATAAACACAATCTGTTTCAATGCTTTCTTTTTGCAATTCCTGTAATGCCTTGTATGCAACATTATTATTTTTATCAAATAATAATTCAAATGTTTCTGCTATATTAAGTGACACAATAACCTCCTTCACAAACTCCGATTTCTATTATAAGTGTTTCATGGTAAAATTTAATCTTTTCTTACTTGATATCACAAATCAAGAATCTTTGCAATTTCGTCCACTGTATCAAGAACTTCATTGAATTTCAAATCTCCAATGTATTTGTTGTCCGCAGCATAATTATCCCACAGAAGATATAACTGCGGCTCTTCACGGATATCCTTCAAAATATCTCTCCAGTCCATGATATCATCAACCGAATCTCTTTTCTCCGCAGTATGAATAACTGCTACCCTCAGAACCTCTATCTGAACCACATCTTTACGGCTGCGGTAAAGAGTATGTAAATCATAATAATCCCTTGCCCTTGTAGTTCCAATGTTTCTGCGGATAATCGTTTCATATTTTTCCGCAAGCACTGTCTCAAGCGTATATGCCATGACCGAAACCGTTTTCTCCTCAAACACAAACGGGAAATCATAACGAATGGCTGCAGGCGTAATAATATCTCCGGTAGTAATGTCTATCTTCATTGGGCTGTCAATCTTCCCGTATTTTGCACGCAGATGAACCCGGAAATTATTGTACGCATCATCCTCGCGGATTGGTTCAATTTTCTGAAATTCAAAAGAAATTCCGTCTCCCACATCCATTGCGATAATCTCTTTGACTGCAGAAACGATCTCGTCCTCTTCCATCTGAATACCACGCACCGTTGTGTCCATATCCATAGTAGTGCGTTCACCAATACCGATCATTGATGATATCAAGAGTCCGCCCTTCAAAATAAAATTGTCCCGAAAGGATGAAGCTGCCAAACGATCAATGATTCTTTCAAATAAAAACATCTGCAGCACTTCCTGTGCACGAAGATTTTTCTTCGCTGCCATGCTGCGAATGGCTCCTTTTAGTTGTTCCGGTGTCTTCATTATAAAACCTCCATATATGTTCTTATCTTATCTTCAATTCCAAATACCTTGCCATATTTCAGCAGTTTTCGGTTATTTGGATTTGTCTTAAAATAGTCCTTAATTGCCTGCGTAAAAAGCTGCAGTTCAATTTGATCCTTATCCCGGATCACATCACAAATACAGCGCTCCCTGTCATACAGCTTTACCATCCCGCCTTGAGGGGATTTTGTTTCTGTTATTCCAAGATCGTAAACTTCCGTCTGCACATAATGACAACGTAAATTTGGATTATCACGCCTTAACCTGCTGATGTTCGTTCCGCGAGGCAGCGTTATATCCAAGATGTTCGGCGCCCTGTCCGACATCCCCCAAAAGAACAGTGCGGTGCCATATGAATATATTATCTTTGCGCTTTGTGCCTGAAGAAGCGCAAACTCGTCAGTAAATTCATCGGTCAAAGTATATAACCCTTTTCGCACCGGATCTAATTTTCCCATATCAACATACTTTTTCAACATCGGTCTGCTGATTCCAGCCGCCTCAATATCAGAAGTCTTAACAAACCCATTGCTTTTTTCTGCAATTGTTTGAATTTTAGTCCAAATCGTGTCCGTATCAATGCACCTCCTTGGTTCCATTTACATCCGCACTCCACATTATACACTATTGAAGTGCGAATGTAAATAGAACCCTCGGAGATTAGTATATCCAAATTGAAAACAGTTATACAAAAAGGGATGCCGCCGAAACGACATCCCCAAGAAAAAAATCAGAATCTACTCGTACTTTACTGTTTTAAACCCTCCGATTGAGGTAAACAGTTCGATAAAAGTCTCGTTAATATTCGCCATATAAAGATGCTCATACAGAAACCTTATTACTTCTGGATTTGATATTTCCATGACAGTACACTCTTGTTTATCAATAAGAAAATATTGTCTGGTCTCGCCATTGATAAAAAATTTTTGCTGGATGCCACCCCAGCGGTCCAGCATATAATTGAACGAATTTATATCAGCATTTTTGCCCCAATCATATACCCAACATTCTTCACCATTTCTGATAATTTTTCTGTACGTGTCCGGATTATAATAAACAGACATATTTCGCCTCCTGTTCATAAGTATATTTGTATTATAGCAAAAAAGCCATCCTTCTTCTACATATAGTTAAAGCAACTGAGGGATGCCTACAAAAGACATCCCCCAGACGCAGATACTATGCTGCACTTCTGTTCAACGACCACATTCCCCTGCCATCATGAAAGAAGTATGTAGGATTGATCTGAAGCGTTTGGCGGATTTTTTCTTTCCACCACTTATTTGCCTGTGCTTTTTTATGCGGCTCTATTTTCTCATAGAGAAACGTGAGCGTCACCGGCTCGCTGCACTGTTCCAAAACGGCAGCAACTACATCACGCCATGTCGCTCCTGGCATATCCCGGATATCGACCTCCGCTTTCTTTG of the Luxibacter massiliensis genome contains:
- a CDS encoding nucleotidyl transferase AbiEii/AbiGii toxin family protein; the protein is MKTPEQLKGAIRSMAAKKNLRAQEVLQMFLFERIIDRLAASSFRDNFILKGGLLISSMIGIGERTTMDMDTTVRGIQMEEDEIVSAVKEIIAMDVGDGISFEFQKIEPIREDDAYNNFRVHLRAKYGKIDSPMKIDITTGDIITPAAIRYDFPFVFEEKTVSVMAYTLETVLAEKYETIIRRNIGTTRARDYYDLHTLYRSRKDVVQIEVLRVAVIHTAEKRDSVDDIMDWRDILKDIREEPQLYLLWDNYAADNKYIGDLKFNEVLDTVDEIAKILDL
- a CDS encoding SufBD protein is translated as MSLNIAETFELLFDKNNNVAYKALQELQKESIETDCVYLYMDRLSDMLDSDNSYIRTRGLTLIAYNAKWDKDYKIDEIIDNYLKHITDVKPITARQCIKLLPIIAKDKPELRNDILSALHKANVCIYDDSMQPLIYKDIQKALKEIQKL
- a CDS encoding type IV toxin-antitoxin system AbiEi family antitoxin domain-containing protein; translation: MEPRRCIDTDTIWTKIQTIAEKSNGFVKTSDIEAAGISRPMLKKYVDMGKLDPVRKGLYTLTDEFTDEFALLQAQSAKIIYSYGTALFFWGMSDRAPNILDITLPRGTNISRLRRDNPNLRCHYVQTEVYDLGITETKSPQGGMVKLYDRERCICDVIRDKDQIELQLFTQAIKDYFKTNPNNRKLLKYGKVFGIEDKIRTYMEVL